In Microcoleus sp. bin38.metabat.b11b12b14.051, the following are encoded in one genomic region:
- a CDS encoding cyanophycinase, which translates to MQQLTSQALEHNLSQRTKTSIMVIGGAEDKVHGREILNTFFCRAGGTNARLAIVPCASRDPEGISNRYRTIFDEMGVSAVKVIDIREREQGENPVWKDYLEDCTGVFITGGDQLRLCGLLADTPLMEKIREYALSGKITLAGTSAGAAVMGYHMIAGGGSGASPNRSLVDMAHGLNIIPDIIVDQHFHNRNRMARLLSAVACHPDRLAIGIDEDTCALFEGDDTMKVLGKGTVTIVDSRESFYTNEGMVAATEPLSLFNMRLHVLCHGDCYNMPLGKPMPSAACSESGWPLECRTTN; encoded by the coding sequence ATGCAGCAGTTGACATCTCAAGCCCTGGAACACAATCTTTCCCAGCGCACGAAAACCTCGATTATGGTCATCGGGGGAGCCGAAGACAAAGTGCACGGGCGAGAGATTCTGAATACCTTTTTTTGCCGTGCTGGGGGCACAAACGCTCGGCTGGCGATCGTCCCCTGCGCTTCCCGAGATCCCGAAGGAATTAGCAACCGCTACCGCACCATATTTGATGAAATGGGAGTTAGCGCCGTCAAAGTCATTGACATCCGCGAACGCGAACAAGGCGAAAACCCTGTCTGGAAAGATTATTTAGAAGATTGTACGGGCGTATTCATCACAGGTGGCGACCAACTGCGACTCTGCGGGCTGCTGGCGGACACCCCGCTGATGGAAAAAATTCGCGAATATGCTCTCTCGGGCAAGATTACCCTCGCCGGCACCAGCGCGGGTGCTGCGGTGATGGGATATCACATGATTGCTGGCGGCGGAAGCGGCGCATCACCCAACCGCTCTTTAGTAGATATGGCACACGGACTAAACATTATTCCCGATATCATCGTAGACCAGCATTTTCACAACCGTAACCGCATGGCTCGCTTGCTGTCGGCTGTTGCTTGCCATCCCGATCGCCTTGCTATTGGTATTGACGAAGATACCTGCGCCTTGTTTGAGGGAGACGATACTATGAAAGTTCTCGGTAAAGGCACGGTGACTATTGTTGATTCTAGGGAAAGTTTTTATACCAATGAGGGCATGGTAGCAGCGACAGAACCCTTAAGTCTGTTCAATATGCGCTTGCACGTCTTGTGTCACGGAGATTGCTACAATATGCCCCTAGGCAAACCAATGCCATCGGCAGCCTGTTCTGAGTCTGGCTGGCCTTTGGAATGCCGCACAACAAACTAA
- the trmD gene encoding tRNA (guanosine(37)-N1)-methyltransferase TrmD, translated as MRFDVVTLFPEFFEAPLASGLMGKALAKKIAEVNFVNPRHFTTDKHQRVDDEPYGGGVGMLMKPEPIFAAVESLPILPRREVILLTPQGEPMQQPMFREFATECDQLVLICGHYEGVDDRVLHLVTREVSLGDFVLTGGEIPALALINGVLRLLRGTVAKEDSLKFESFEDGLLDYPQYTRPADFRGLKVPDVLLSGNHAEIARWRKEQQIERTRSRRPDLLPD; from the coding sequence GTGCGATTTGACGTTGTTACCCTATTTCCTGAATTTTTTGAGGCTCCCCTAGCATCGGGACTGATGGGCAAAGCCTTAGCCAAAAAGATTGCTGAGGTAAATTTTGTCAATCCCCGCCATTTTACCACAGACAAGCACCAGCGAGTCGATGACGAGCCTTACGGGGGCGGAGTCGGGATGCTGATGAAGCCGGAACCGATTTTTGCTGCGGTGGAGTCGCTACCGATTTTACCGAGGCGGGAGGTGATTTTGCTGACTCCCCAGGGGGAACCGATGCAGCAGCCGATGTTTCGGGAGTTCGCCACCGAGTGCGATCAGTTGGTGTTGATTTGTGGCCATTATGAGGGTGTGGACGATCGAGTGCTGCACTTGGTAACTCGCGAGGTGTCTCTAGGCGATTTTGTCCTCACTGGCGGCGAAATTCCCGCTTTGGCTTTGATTAATGGGGTTTTGCGACTGCTACGGGGAACTGTGGCGAAGGAAGATTCACTGAAATTTGAGAGTTTTGAAGACGGACTTTTAGACTATCCACAGTACACTAGACCTGCCGATTTTCGGGGATTGAAGGTGCCCGACGTGTTGCTATCTGGTAATCACGCAGAAATTGCTCGCTGGCGCAAGGAACAGCAAATCGAAAGAACTCGATCGCGCCGCCCGGATTTGCTACCTGATTAA
- a CDS encoding DUF1517 domain-containing protein: protein MLKNQLLCCWAIGFLLASEVTVNLTANSGSQLFNLNREALARSSGGSSGGRSSSSSSSSNSNRSSSSNSSTSSNSRPNNAANSNPSRPSNSGNTGGRVRTGSFEKPAAPTPVAVPSAPIPQQSGNNRTVIIQQRTYNSGPSYVVPYNSGNNQQNTGSNNQQPAVNPAPITTDSNSDRDPSSESSEDAKWFWFWLFVSVGTLALIAYCIYYYRPKSHQETKTDIFAVKKLQVAMLAEARQVQQQLNELTLKSDVESVADRAEVLQEAVLIVLRSPESWTHCVASYQTVANLEEAAQIFNQISIQERSKFSVETLSMVNGDIRSRPSVSAEDEGPGEYIVVTFVMGTKNAKPLVGDIRDVGKLKAVLERMAATPADNLLTLEVIWSPQQETDSLTADDLLSSYADLIRVG from the coding sequence ATGCTCAAAAATCAACTTTTGTGCTGTTGGGCGATCGGCTTTTTGCTCGCCAGTGAAGTTACTGTAAATTTAACTGCTAACAGTGGCAGTCAACTGTTCAATCTCAACAGGGAAGCTTTGGCCAGAAGCAGTGGCGGAAGTAGTGGCGGGCGATCGAGTTCTTCTAGTTCTTCTTCCAATTCCAACCGTTCTAGTTCTTCTAATTCTTCTACTTCCAGCAACAGCAGACCAAATAATGCTGCTAATTCCAATCCCAGCCGCCCCAGTAACAGCGGCAATACTGGGGGAAGAGTTCGTACTGGCTCTTTTGAAAAGCCCGCTGCACCTACACCTGTCGCCGTACCTAGCGCTCCGATTCCGCAACAGTCTGGCAATAACAGAACAGTAATTATTCAGCAGCGCACCTATAATTCAGGGCCGAGTTATGTAGTTCCCTACAATTCCGGCAACAACCAGCAAAATACAGGTTCCAATAATCAACAGCCCGCTGTTAATCCAGCACCAATTACTACTGATAGCAACTCGGATAGAGATCCGAGTTCAGAATCTTCTGAAGATGCCAAATGGTTTTGGTTTTGGCTGTTTGTTTCCGTAGGGACTCTAGCATTAATAGCTTACTGTATTTACTATTATCGACCAAAATCGCACCAGGAAACTAAAACTGATATCTTTGCTGTCAAAAAATTGCAAGTTGCCATGTTAGCCGAAGCTCGCCAAGTTCAACAGCAACTCAACGAATTGACGTTAAAATCAGATGTAGAAAGTGTGGCAGATCGGGCAGAAGTTTTGCAAGAAGCTGTTTTGATTGTTTTGCGATCGCCCGAAAGTTGGACTCACTGTGTCGCGAGTTACCAAACAGTTGCAAATCTGGAAGAAGCAGCCCAGATATTCAATCAAATTTCCATTCAAGAACGCAGCAAGTTTAGTGTAGAAACTCTGAGTATGGTTAACGGCGACATTCGCAGCAGACCATCTGTCAGTGCTGAAGACGAAGGGCCTGGAGAGTATATTGTAGTGACGTTTGTAATGGGAACAAAGAATGCCAAACCGCTAGTTGGAGATATTCGCGATGTTGGGAAATTGAAAGCAGTTTTAGAAAGAATGGCGGCGACTCCTGCTGACAACTTGCTGACTTTAGAGGTGATTTGGAGTCCGCAGCAGGAAACCGATAGTTTGACGGCGGATGATTTGTTGAGTTCCTATGCGGATTTGATTCGGGTTGGTTAG